One Acidobacteriota bacterium genomic region harbors:
- a CDS encoding aspartate aminotransferase family protein, translating into MSTGRSASPDPYAALLTRAHELASAYISSLAGRPVRARESADALIARLGGPLPERSQDPAGVIEALARDAEPGLVATAGPRYFGFVIGGSYPVAVAADWLTSAWDQNSGLHIASPAASAIEEVARQWLIDLLGVPAHASIGFVTGGHMANTTALAAARHDVLGRAGWDVEADGLQGAPRVTVVAGAEAHSSIPAACRLLGLGASTLVRVDSDDQGRMRAGALVEALARVDGPVIVCAQAGNVNTGAFDPLEPIAQATHERGGWLHVDGAFGLWAAAVPALRHQVSGLERADSWATDAHKWLNVPYDCGIVMTAHPKAHGAAMSHTAAYLVSAEGQQRDPLDWVPELSRRGRGITVYATLRALGRRGVQELVTRCCAHARFAADRLRPEPGATVLNDVVLNQVLLRVADRAGANVTPAVIAAVQQDGVCWLGGTQWAGEPAMRISVSGWATTARDMERSVDSILAAIRRVREA; encoded by the coding sequence ATGTCTACCGGCCGAAGCGCAAGCCCTGACCCGTACGCGGCCCTCCTCACGCGGGCGCACGAACTCGCGTCCGCCTACATCTCCTCGTTGGCCGGACGGCCCGTTCGCGCGCGCGAGAGCGCCGACGCGCTCATCGCCCGCCTTGGCGGCCCGCTGCCTGAACGCTCGCAGGATCCGGCGGGCGTGATCGAGGCCCTGGCGCGCGACGCTGAGCCGGGGCTCGTCGCCACCGCCGGGCCGCGCTACTTCGGGTTCGTCATCGGTGGCAGCTATCCCGTGGCGGTGGCAGCCGACTGGCTGACGTCGGCGTGGGATCAGAACTCCGGCCTGCATATCGCCTCGCCTGCCGCGTCAGCCATCGAGGAAGTCGCACGGCAGTGGCTGATCGATCTCCTCGGCGTGCCGGCGCACGCGAGCATCGGGTTCGTGACGGGCGGGCACATGGCGAACACCACCGCGCTCGCCGCCGCGCGGCACGACGTGCTCGGCCGCGCAGGGTGGGACGTGGAGGCGGACGGGCTGCAGGGAGCGCCGCGCGTGACGGTCGTTGCGGGAGCGGAGGCGCACTCCTCGATTCCCGCTGCCTGCAGGTTGCTCGGGCTGGGCGCGTCCACCCTCGTGCGAGTGGATTCAGACGACCAGGGACGCATGCGAGCCGGCGCGCTGGTGGAGGCGCTGGCGCGCGTCGATGGCCCCGTAATCGTCTGCGCGCAGGCGGGCAACGTCAACACCGGCGCGTTCGACCCGCTCGAGCCGATCGCGCAGGCGACGCACGAGCGCGGCGGATGGCTCCACGTGGACGGCGCGTTCGGCCTGTGGGCGGCGGCCGTGCCGGCGCTGCGCCACCAGGTGTCCGGGCTCGAGCGCGCAGATTCCTGGGCCACCGACGCGCACAAGTGGCTGAACGTCCCCTACGACTGCGGCATCGTCATGACCGCGCACCCGAAGGCGCACGGCGCCGCGATGAGCCACACGGCCGCGTATCTGGTTTCTGCGGAAGGGCAGCAGCGGGATCCGCTGGACTGGGTGCCCGAGCTGTCGCGCAGGGGACGCGGGATTACCGTCTATGCGACGCTCAGGGCGCTGGGGCGGCGCGGCGTGCAGGAGCTTGTGACCCGGTGCTGCGCGCACGCCCGTTTCGCGGCGGACCGGCTGCGCCCCGAGCCGGGCGCCACCGTTCTGAATGATGTGGTGCTGAACCAGGTGCTGCTGCGCGTGGCCGATCGCGCGGGCGCGAACGTGACGCCCGCCGTGATTGCCGCCGTGCAGCAGGATGGCGTGTGCTGGCTCGGCGGCACGCAGTGGGCAGGCGAGCCGGCCATGCGCATCTCGGTATCGGGGTGGGCGACGACCGCCCGGGACATGGAACGGTCGGTGGACTCAATCCTTGCCGCGATTCGCCGCGTTCGCGAGGCCTAG
- a CDS encoding 2-oxo acid dehydrogenase subunit E2, whose protein sequence is MATDFNVPELGENITAGDVVRLLVKAGDAIAKDQPVLELETDKATIEVPSTVAGTITGIAVKQGDKVKVGQLILRVEEGAPKPPAKEAAPKADAAPAPAAQPVSTAEGAEGAEAAPRATTPQPQQSEGAREPSRKVVDISRGARQPAAAAAAVDVPADIAPVPAAPSVRRMARELGVDIRRVQGSGPAGRISEQDVKAFVRARPAAGGAEPAPLPDLAKWGEVERKPMSNIRRKTAEHLTAAWAAPHVTQHDQADITALEDLRKQYAPRAEAAGGKLTITAIAVKVIAEAMKRFPQFNASIDLPNDQIVYRRYINVGVAVDTERGLLVPVVRDADRKTIVELSVEVAAAAKKARDRKLAPDDMAGGGMSITNLGGIGGTSFTPIINAPEVAILGLSRAEMRPVWRPAGAGGTGGSFEPRLMLPLSLSYDHRVIDGADAARFLRWVCEALEQPLLLVL, encoded by the coding sequence GTGGCGACGGATTTCAACGTTCCTGAACTTGGCGAAAACATCACGGCGGGCGACGTCGTCCGCCTCCTCGTGAAGGCCGGCGACGCCATCGCGAAAGACCAGCCGGTGCTGGAGCTGGAGACGGACAAGGCCACCATTGAGGTCCCGTCCACCGTGGCGGGAACGATCACCGGGATCGCCGTCAAGCAGGGGGACAAGGTGAAGGTCGGGCAGTTGATCCTGCGCGTCGAGGAAGGCGCGCCGAAGCCCCCCGCAAAGGAAGCGGCGCCGAAGGCAGACGCGGCGCCGGCGCCGGCGGCCCAGCCCGTTTCCACAGCAGAAGGCGCCGAAGGCGCAGAAGCAGCGCCCCGGGCCACCACGCCGCAGCCGCAACAGTCCGAGGGGGCGCGGGAGCCGTCGCGCAAGGTCGTGGACATCTCGCGCGGCGCGCGCCAGCCCGCGGCGGCGGCAGCCGCCGTGGACGTTCCCGCGGACATCGCGCCGGTGCCGGCCGCGCCGTCGGTGCGGCGGATGGCGCGCGAGCTGGGTGTGGACATCCGGCGCGTCCAGGGATCCGGCCCCGCCGGGCGGATCAGCGAACAGGACGTCAAGGCGTTCGTGCGCGCTCGCCCGGCAGCCGGCGGCGCCGAACCGGCGCCGCTGCCCGATTTGGCGAAGTGGGGTGAGGTCGAGCGCAAGCCGATGAGCAATATTCGTCGCAAGACGGCGGAGCACCTCACCGCGGCCTGGGCCGCACCGCACGTCACGCAGCACGACCAGGCGGACATCACGGCGTTGGAGGACTTGCGGAAGCAGTACGCGCCGCGCGCCGAGGCCGCCGGCGGCAAGCTGACCATCACGGCCATCGCCGTCAAGGTGATCGCCGAAGCCATGAAGCGGTTTCCGCAGTTCAACGCGTCGATTGACCTGCCCAACGACCAGATCGTGTACCGCAGGTACATCAACGTGGGCGTGGCGGTCGACACCGAGCGAGGGTTGCTGGTGCCGGTCGTGCGCGACGCGGACCGGAAGACGATCGTGGAGCTGTCCGTGGAGGTCGCCGCCGCCGCGAAGAAGGCGCGCGACCGCAAGCTCGCGCCCGACGACATGGCGGGCGGCGGGATGAGCATCACGAACCTCGGGGGCATCGGCGGCACGTCGTTCACGCCCATCATCAACGCGCCGGAAGTGGCGATCCTCGGCCTGTCGCGCGCCGAGATGCGGCCCGTGTGGCGCCCGGCGGGCGCCGGCGGGACCGGCGGCTCGTTCGAGCCGCGGCTGATGCTGCCGCTGTCGCTGTCCTACGACCATCGCGTCATCGACGGCGCAGACGCCGCGCGGTTCCTGCGCTGGGTCTGCGAGGCGCTCGAGCAGCCGCTGCTGCTCGTGCTCTGA
- a CDS encoding DoxX family protein: MFQKLIATREDLVALVLRLTLGIVIFPHGAQKVLGWFGGYGFAGTMGYFQSQGIPYVFGVLAIAAEFLGSLGLIAGLLTRVAAFGIASVMVVAVALYHGSAGFFMNWNGTAKGEGFEYHLLAIGIALALMIRGGGTASADGALAAHVPEP; the protein is encoded by the coding sequence ATGTTTCAGAAGCTCATCGCGACGCGCGAAGACCTGGTCGCGCTGGTGCTCCGGCTCACGCTCGGGATCGTGATATTCCCGCACGGGGCCCAGAAGGTGCTCGGCTGGTTCGGGGGATATGGGTTTGCCGGGACCATGGGTTATTTCCAGAGCCAGGGCATTCCATACGTCTTCGGCGTGCTCGCCATTGCCGCCGAGTTCCTCGGCAGCCTCGGGTTGATTGCCGGCCTGCTGACGCGCGTCGCCGCATTTGGGATTGCGAGCGTCATGGTTGTCGCGGTGGCGCTCTATCACGGCTCCGCCGGGTTCTTTATGAACTGGAACGGCACCGCGAAAGGCGAGGGGTTCGAGTACCACCTGCTCGCCATCGGCATTGCGCTGGCGCTGATGATCCGCGGCGGCGGGACGGCGTCGGCGGACGGGGCGCTCGCGGCGCACGTGCCTGAACCCTGA
- a CDS encoding metal-dependent hydrolase: protein MKSLSITWLGHSTFILTSPGGKRIVTDPWLDGNPACPASMKKIDKADLILLSHGHFDHVGDVVPVARATGATVVGIFELCAWLEAKGVKHTSPMNIGGTQRIGDIAISMTTALHSSGAVEDGKPIYLGEPAGFVITFEDGLRAYFAGDTALFGDMKFVKDLYAPAIAFLPIGDHFTMGPDAAARACELLGVKQVVPMHWGTFPLLTGTPARLRELVGPMGIEVLDLKPGDTAA from the coding sequence ATGAAGTCCCTTTCCATCACCTGGCTCGGGCATTCGACGTTCATCCTCACCTCCCCCGGGGGCAAACGCATCGTCACCGACCCGTGGCTCGACGGAAACCCCGCGTGCCCCGCGTCGATGAAGAAGATCGACAAGGCCGACCTCATTCTCCTGTCACACGGGCATTTCGACCACGTGGGTGACGTGGTGCCTGTCGCGCGCGCGACCGGTGCGACCGTTGTGGGCATCTTCGAGCTGTGCGCGTGGCTCGAGGCGAAGGGCGTGAAGCACACGAGCCCGATGAATATCGGCGGCACGCAGCGCATCGGCGACATCGCCATCTCGATGACCACCGCGCTGCACAGCAGCGGCGCCGTCGAAGACGGCAAGCCCATCTACCTTGGCGAGCCGGCGGGCTTCGTGATCACGTTCGAGGACGGCCTGCGCGCGTACTTCGCGGGGGACACGGCGCTCTTCGGCGACATGAAATTCGTGAAGGACCTCTACGCGCCGGCGATCGCGTTCCTCCCGATTGGCGACCATTTCACCATGGGCCCGGATGCGGCCGCGCGCGCCTGCGAATTGCTCGGCGTCAAGCAGGTGGTGCCCATGCATTGGGGCACCTTCCCGCTGCTCACCGGCACACCGGCCCGGCTCCGCGAGCTGGTGGGGCCCATGGGGATCGAGGTGCTGGACCTCAAGCCGGGAGACACGGCCGCGTAA
- a CDS encoding uracil-DNA glycosylase yields MSNPVRSSAARITRTNRRNRTSSVPDRRRPVGLTSPQSALARAHAAIVACNDCARLREYCITIGRVKNAAHRNDDYWARPVPGFGDPGARLLIIGLAPAAHGANRTGRMFTGDAPGGSGDFLMEAMHAHGFANQPTTRHKDDGLRLQDAFIAATVRCAPPDNRPTPREIGRCERHLDAEFDALPNVEVIVALGRIAWDATFRLLARRRGIILRPRPAFAHGALVRVPQQLAVIGSFHPSRQNTNTGRLTQRMLREVFARARRQLGS; encoded by the coding sequence ATGTCGAATCCGGTCCGCTCGTCCGCAGCTCGTATCACGCGCACGAACAGGCGCAATCGTACGAGCAGCGTTCCTGACCGTCGCCGGCCCGTCGGGTTGACATCGCCGCAGTCGGCGCTCGCGCGGGCCCATGCCGCGATCGTCGCCTGCAACGACTGCGCGCGCCTGCGCGAGTACTGCATCACCATCGGGCGCGTCAAGAACGCTGCGCACAGGAACGACGACTACTGGGCGCGCCCCGTCCCCGGGTTCGGCGACCCGGGGGCGCGGCTGCTCATCATCGGCCTGGCGCCCGCCGCGCACGGCGCAAACCGCACGGGGCGCATGTTCACCGGTGATGCGCCGGGGGGCTCCGGCGACTTCCTGATGGAGGCGATGCACGCCCACGGCTTCGCCAACCAACCGACCACGCGTCACAAAGACGACGGGCTGCGGCTGCAGGACGCCTTCATCGCCGCCACCGTGCGCTGCGCGCCGCCGGACAACAGGCCCACGCCGCGGGAGATCGGCCGCTGCGAGCGCCACCTGGACGCGGAGTTCGACGCGCTGCCCAACGTCGAAGTGATCGTCGCGCTGGGCAGGATTGCGTGGGATGCGACCTTCCGCCTCCTCGCGCGCCGGCGTGGCATCATCCTCCGCCCGCGCCCCGCGTTCGCCCACGGCGCACTCGTGCGGGTGCCGCAGCAGCTCGCGGTGATCGGCTCGTTCCACCCGAGCCGGCAGAACACGAATACGGGACGGTTGACGCAGCGCATGCTGCGCGAGGTGTTTGCGAGGGCGCGGCGGCAACTGGGGAGCTAG
- the lpdA gene encoding dihydrolipoyl dehydrogenase: MPSDISVQAVVIGAGPGGYAAAFYAADLGMSVALVDPDTNPGGVCLYRGCIPSKALLHAAKVISESHDAGAFGVTFPAPKIDLDKLRSWKDAVVGKLTGGLGQMTKMRKITYVRGWAAFADARSLDVKLAAGGAQKLVFEHAIIATGSLPSKIPGLSTDSPRVMDSTTALELADVPGKLLVIGGGYIGLELGTVYAALGSDVSVVEMTDGLLPGADRDLVGVLARRAEKTFKAVMLNTKVTSLTDDKKGIRVTLEGEGVTGTPQVFDKVLISVGRRPNAKIEGLDRTRVKVTDRGFIETDGARRTAEPSIFAIGDVAGEPMLAHKASHEARTAVDAIAGKNAAFEPNAIPAVVFTDPEIAWCGLTETEAQKRGIKVDVARFPWAAIGRAITLDRPDGSTKLVVDPDTRRVLGVGIVGAGAGELISEGVLAIEMGALVDDVAMTIHPHPTLSETVMEAAEVFFGHSTHVYRPKRKP, from the coding sequence ATGCCTTCTGATATCTCAGTCCAAGCCGTTGTCATCGGCGCTGGCCCCGGCGGGTACGCCGCGGCGTTCTACGCGGCGGACCTCGGGATGAGCGTCGCGCTCGTGGATCCGGATACGAACCCCGGCGGCGTCTGTCTCTATCGGGGATGCATCCCCTCGAAGGCGCTGCTGCACGCGGCGAAAGTCATCAGCGAGTCGCACGACGCCGGCGCGTTCGGCGTCACGTTCCCGGCACCGAAAATCGATCTCGACAAGCTCCGCTCCTGGAAAGACGCGGTCGTGGGCAAGCTCACCGGCGGGCTCGGCCAGATGACGAAGATGCGGAAGATCACGTACGTGCGGGGGTGGGCCGCATTTGCCGATGCGCGATCGCTCGACGTGAAGCTGGCCGCAGGGGGCGCGCAGAAGCTCGTGTTCGAGCACGCGATCATCGCCACAGGATCGCTTCCGTCGAAGATCCCGGGCCTTTCGACCGACAGCCCGCGGGTCATGGACTCCACCACGGCGCTGGAGCTGGCCGACGTCCCCGGGAAGCTGCTCGTGATCGGCGGCGGCTACATCGGCCTCGAGCTGGGCACGGTCTACGCCGCGCTCGGTTCCGACGTATCGGTCGTTGAAATGACCGACGGCCTGCTGCCGGGCGCGGACCGCGACCTCGTGGGCGTGCTGGCGCGCCGGGCGGAGAAGACGTTCAAGGCGGTGATGCTCAACACGAAGGTCACATCGCTCACCGACGACAAGAAGGGGATCAGGGTCACCCTGGAAGGCGAAGGCGTGACCGGCACGCCGCAGGTGTTCGACAAGGTGCTGATCTCGGTCGGCCGCCGGCCGAACGCGAAGATCGAGGGGCTCGATCGCACGCGCGTGAAGGTCACCGATCGCGGGTTCATCGAGACGGATGGCGCGCGGCGGACCGCGGAGCCGTCGATCTTCGCCATCGGCGACGTCGCGGGGGAGCCGATGCTCGCCCACAAGGCCTCGCACGAGGCGCGCACGGCCGTTGACGCGATTGCGGGGAAGAATGCGGCCTTCGAGCCGAACGCGATTCCCGCGGTCGTCTTCACCGACCCGGAGATCGCGTGGTGTGGCCTGACGGAGACCGAGGCACAGAAGCGCGGCATCAAGGTGGACGTGGCCCGCTTCCCGTGGGCCGCCATCGGCCGCGCCATCACGCTCGACCGCCCCGACGGCTCGACGAAGCTCGTGGTCGATCCCGACACGCGCCGCGTGCTCGGCGTCGGGATCGTCGGCGCCGGCGCGGGCGAGCTGATCTCCGAAGGGGTGCTCGCGATCGAGATGGGCGCGCTCGTCGATGATGTCGCGATGACGATTCACCCGCACCCCACGCTGTCCGAGACCGTGATGGAGGCCGCCGAGGTATTCTTCGGCCACAGCACCCATGTCTACCGGCCGAAGCGCAAGCCCTGA
- a CDS encoding CoA-binding protein: MHPRLRHASAAAIRDFVSQRTLAVVGVSRSGKKFANFAYRELRTKGYTLVPVNPGAETVEGERCYRSLLNLPGPVDGAVIIAPREQSLQVVREAAAAGIRRVWLQQGAESQPAIDACEDAGINVVAGECILMFAGTEHWIHRGHRFVRRLFGTLPR; this comes from the coding sequence ATGCACCCCCGTCTGCGCCACGCCTCCGCCGCTGCCATCCGCGACTTCGTCTCCCAGCGCACCCTCGCCGTCGTTGGCGTCTCGCGCAGCGGAAAGAAGTTCGCGAACTTCGCGTATCGCGAACTGCGAACGAAGGGGTACACCCTGGTACCGGTGAATCCCGGCGCCGAGACCGTCGAGGGGGAACGCTGCTACCGCAGCCTGCTCAACCTGCCCGGGCCGGTGGACGGCGCGGTGATCATCGCACCGCGGGAGCAGTCGCTGCAGGTCGTGCGCGAGGCGGCCGCGGCTGGCATTCGCCGGGTCTGGCTGCAGCAGGGGGCCGAATCGCAGCCGGCGATTGACGCCTGCGAGGACGCCGGCATCAACGTTGTCGCCGGCGAGTGCATCCTGATGTTTGCCGGGACGGAGCACTGGATCCATCGCGGTCACAGGTTCGTGCGGCGCCTGTTCGGCACGCTGCCGCGATAG
- a CDS encoding MarR family transcriptional regulator, which translates to MGTHHKGTPPEVSALNAYIKLRRAAGAIDARLVRDIADRGLTEAQFGVLEVLYHLGPMCQRAVAAKQFTSGANMTMVLNNLEKRGLVRRVRSTEDRRQYFAELTPDGRALIRRIFPGHVQRIVDAFAALTRDEQAELGALCRKLGLANAANRGKD; encoded by the coding sequence ATGGGAACACATCACAAAGGGACGCCGCCGGAAGTGAGCGCGCTGAACGCCTACATCAAGCTGCGGCGTGCCGCCGGGGCAATTGACGCGCGGCTGGTCAGGGATATCGCCGATCGCGGTCTCACCGAGGCGCAGTTCGGCGTCCTCGAGGTCCTCTATCACCTCGGGCCGATGTGCCAGCGCGCCGTCGCGGCGAAGCAATTCACCAGCGGCGCCAACATGACGATGGTCTTGAATAACCTGGAGAAGCGCGGCCTGGTGAGGCGCGTGCGCAGCACGGAAGATCGGCGGCAGTACTTTGCCGAGCTGACGCCGGACGGACGGGCCCTGATCCGCAGGATCTTCCCCGGCCACGTCCAGCGGATCGTGGACGCGTTCGCCGCGCTGACGCGCGACGAGCAGGCGGAGCTCGGCGCGCTCTGCCGGAAGCTAGGCCTCGCGAACGCGGCGAATCGCGGCAAGGATTGA
- the lipA gene encoding lipoyl synthase, with the protein MSDSAPVTFIRGRHARRRLEEAARQPKPEWLKVRAPGSQNYMRLKGLMRDLGLHTVCEEANCPNIGECWHHGTATFMILGDVCTRSCGYCNVVHGKPGPADPREPVKVAEAVASMALEYVVITSVDRDDLPDFGASIFAGVIREIRARRPECRVEVLIPDFQGNDTSLQTVLDARPDVLNHNIETVPRLYRTARPGGRYDRALQLLDRARRFAPGVPTKSGVMVGLGEEFDEVVATIADLAHIGCGILTIGQYLRPSLAHLPMARYYHPSEFADLKRIALDLGFGHVESGPLVRSSYHAHEQAQSYEQRS; encoded by the coding sequence ATGTCCGACAGCGCTCCGGTGACCTTCATCCGCGGGCGGCACGCGCGCCGCCGTCTCGAGGAAGCGGCGCGGCAGCCCAAGCCCGAATGGCTGAAGGTGCGCGCCCCCGGCTCGCAGAACTACATGCGGCTCAAGGGACTCATGCGCGACCTCGGGCTGCATACGGTCTGCGAAGAGGCGAACTGCCCGAACATCGGCGAGTGCTGGCACCACGGCACCGCCACGTTCATGATCCTCGGAGACGTCTGCACGCGCTCGTGCGGGTACTGCAACGTGGTGCACGGCAAGCCGGGCCCGGCGGACCCCCGCGAGCCGGTGAAGGTCGCGGAGGCGGTCGCCTCCATGGCGCTCGAGTACGTCGTCATCACGTCGGTGGATCGCGATGACCTGCCGGATTTCGGCGCGTCGATCTTCGCCGGGGTCATCCGCGAGATCCGCGCGCGGCGGCCCGAGTGCCGCGTCGAAGTGCTGATCCCTGATTTCCAGGGGAACGACACATCGCTCCAGACGGTTCTCGACGCGCGCCCTGACGTGCTCAACCACAACATCGAAACGGTCCCGCGCCTGTACCGGACGGCGCGGCCGGGCGGGCGGTACGATCGCGCGCTGCAACTGCTCGATCGCGCGCGGCGGTTTGCGCCCGGGGTGCCGACCAAGTCGGGCGTCATGGTGGGGCTCGGCGAGGAGTTCGACGAGGTGGTGGCCACGATTGCCGACCTGGCGCACATCGGCTGCGGCATCCTGACGATCGGGCAGTATCTGCGCCCCTCGCTGGCGCACCTCCCGATGGCGCGCTACTACCATCCCAGCGAGTTCGCCGATCTGAAACGGATCGCGCTCGATCTCGGCTTCGGTCATGTCGAATCCGGTCCGCTCGTCCGCAGCTCGTATCACGCGCACGAACAGGCGCAATCGTACGAGCAGCGTTCCTGA